The following are encoded in a window of Cydia strobilella chromosome 1, ilCydStro3.1, whole genome shotgun sequence genomic DNA:
- the LOC134740470 gene encoding mediator of RNA polymerase II transcription subunit 24: MVQMETSKNTSKTSSLKALILKAWRERWTDIQWGINIKTIIPRGVSGDLYNLADCILQQAMVGCGANQLVISYLKHSLASHIVSYAAVLQRISKFDAFHKPHCILSLLEFLESFLDSITCRGKLEEEVIATAVSSIILWLLQVYHYSLSKYPSSNTIQSQELLEKSTALLSSIVSTDYLVAMFYLAKQNNPDEYNEVTKKCQEFTAFMMMNTQFKAPVAIHETLQKVCNMDIDKIAPLNLKPEPVTHCLQALVAINILANPSADMQQLSTQLLMIKRIKGYSLGRLFCELIRACFISLNDSSKDASKQALWAAFTFLKVPQVISYLHSTCGTSNKEGDYSAETVEAFEKLLQSTPLLDIVDTKNSCNSIVSLLEPLVKLNVVTEQHLSYFSQKRESKDVKLQKLEPTGLQGSVPSFITRAEPTLAGILKTMSGDFHKMQEQLYAMLCQIVGGTSLTTILAVAAVEGKLKLFVSRLIRFNEFALHAASEKGASQSKVYIFDISFLILCSIVQDYGVDAVLEDNGDSFFEQWVRECMPQKGVHKSPDQIVQKCDPSIVDIFIHHLSAPDFDFKNTNLKPHELCMNVSRTVKEVLFAWEQGSLSAVDVKRMLDSLRQKMASLAVCATVWLCAYIDVVIQDAFLKPINMIQQLLTPPSEVELAQIDNFKERAILMCQIIRKMQYDIHPPSAPKSKNVTLPHTIISRQPILEQLQSAWEDVKTRGYLHIDATHIIESLLNTAGPVWFVTNLVKETLKFRYQEDLDRSVDIVLAMFHLDIEKCTEAMLLHVLPQYLYNAKLSEELVEPQSATLAKLAVYCVFAALEHSSSNKAQNTRKRRHEDADDMDAMVSSSKVRRLNDNSTDSSVYYMQGQSVPGMNMREPLASALETLYKSFSQLAGKNGDVTPQTQFILEFLVYVVQCGQDRAQVVLQKMPSELVPTLIKALPDSFNINLILRLHDLSTPYGRKDTARDLCLLRNMRLRPE; the protein is encoded by the coding sequence ATGGTGCAAATGGAGACGTCCAAGAACACTAGCAAAACTAGTTCACTTAAGGCTCTAATATTAAAAGCCTGGCGAGAACGATGGACTGACATTCAATGGGGAATAAACATCAAGACCATCATACCTCGAGGAGTCAGCGGTGATCTCTACAACCTGGCGGATTGTATTCTCCAGCAAGCCATGGTCGGATGCGGAGCAAACCAGTTAGTAATATCTTATCTTAAACATTCTTTGGCATCGCACATAGTTTCGTATGCGGCTGTGCTACAGAGAATCTCCAAGTTCGACGCATTTCACAAACCTCACTGCATTTTGAGCCTTTTGGAGTTTCTCGAAAGCTTTTTGGACAGTATAACCTGTCGGGGGAAACTGGAGGAGGAAGTAATAGCCACAGCTGTGTCATCCATAATACTGTGGCTTTTGCAAGTCTATCATTATTCTCTGAGTAAATATCCGTCATCAAATACCATTCAAAGTCAAGAACTTCTCGAAAAGTCAACAGCTCTTCTCAGCTCTATAGTAAGTACTGATTATTTAGTAGCTATGTTTTATCTAGCTAAACAAAACAACCCTGATGAATACAATGAGGTTACCAAGAAGTGCCAAGAGTTTACAGCCTTTATGATGATGAACACACAGTTCAAAGCTCCAGTGGCGATTCATGAGACTTTACAAAAGGTATGTAATATGGATATTGACAAAATAGCGCCATTGAATCTCAAGCCCGAACCTGTCACTCATTGTTTGCAGGCGTTAGTTGCTATAAACATTTTGGCAAACCCTAGTGCTGACATGCAACAACTATCAACACAACTGCTTATGATAAAGAGGATCAAGGGATATTCCCTGGGCAGACTCTTTTGTGAGCTAATCCGAGCTTGCTTCATTTCTTTGAATGACTCCAGTAAAGATGCATCTAAACAAGCACTTTGGGCAGCATTCACATTTCTTAAAGTGCCACAAGTTATAAGTTACCTGCACAGCACATGTGGCACCAGCAACAAAGAAGGAGATTACTCTGCAGAAACTGTTGAAGCCTTTGAGAAACTACTGCAGTCAACTCCACTATTGGATATAGTTGACACTAAAAACTCTTGTAACAGCATTGTGTCCTTATTGGAGCCCTTAGTCAAACTTAATGTAGTGACGGAGCAACACCTGTCCTACTTTAGCCAAAAAAGAGAAAGCAAAGACGTAAAGTTGCAAAAATTAGAACCCACTGGCCTCCAGGGATCTGTGCCTTCATTCATTACACGGGCAGAACCTACTCTAGCTGGTATATTAAAGACAATGTCTGGAGATTTCCACAAAATGCAAGAGCAACTGTATGCCATGCTTTGCCAGATAGTAGGTGGAACTTCTTTAACAACAATATTGGCTGTTGCAGCAGTTGAAGGGAAGTTAAAGTTGTTTGTGTCAAGACTTATCAGATTTAATGAATTTGCTTTACATGCAGCTAGCGAGAAAGGTGCTTCTCAGTCCAAGgtctatatttttgacatttcatttctaattcTTTGTTCGATTGTGCAAGACTATGGTGTTGATGCAGTTTTAGAAGACAATGGAGACTCTTTCTTTGAACAGTGGGTCAGAGAATGTATGCCACAAAAAGGTGTCCACAAGTCACCTGATCAAATTGTGCAAAAATGTGATCCATCCATTGTAGACATTTTTATTCACCACTTGAGTGCACCTGACTTTGATTTCAAAAATACCAATTTGAAACCTCATGAGCTCTGCATGAATGTGAGTCGAACCGTGAAAGAAGTATTATTTGCCTGGGAGCAAGGTTCATTATCTGCTGTGGATGTTAAGAGAATGTTGGATTCTTTAAGACAGAAAATGGCGTCACTAGCGGTATGTGCTACTGTTTGGCTGTGTGCCTATATTGATGTTGTTATCCAAGATGCTTTCTTGAAGCCAATAAACATGATACAGCAGTTATTGACTCCACCAAGTGAGGTAGAATTGGCCCAAATTGACAACTTTAAAGAGCGTGCTATTCTAATGTgccaaattattagaaaaatgcAATATGACATCCATCCTCCATCTGCACCAAAGAGCAAAAATGTGACTCTTCCTCACACAATTATTTCACGGCAGCCAATTTTAGAACAATTGCAATCAGCCTGGGAGGACGTAAAAACGAGAGGCTATTTGCATATTGATGCCACACACATTATAGAAAGCCTTCTGAATACTGCAGGACCTGTGTGGTTTGTTACGAATCTTGTTAAAGAGACTTTGAAATTTAGGTACCAGGAAGACCTTGATAGATCTGTGGATATAGTTCTTGCCATGTTCCATTTGGACATTGAAAAGTGTACAGAAGCTATGCTTTTACATGTCTTACCACAGTATTTATACAATGCAAAGTTATCTGAAGAACTAGTGGAGCCTCAATCTGCCACATTAGCCAAATTGGCTGTGTACTGTGTCTTTGCTGCACTTGAACACAGCAGCTCAAACAAGGCTCAGAATACTAGAAAACGCCGTCATGAGGATGCTGATGATATGGATGCAATGGTCTCCTCAAGTAAAGTTCGGAGACTGAATGATAATAGTACGGATAGTTCTGTGTATTATATGCAGGGACAGAGTGTGCCTGGGATGAATATGAGAGAACCATTAGCATCTGCTttagaaactttgtataaaTCATTCTCGCAACTCGCTGGAAAAAATGGTGATGTGACTCCTCAGACACAATTTATACTCGAGTTTTTGGTGTATGTCGTGCAGTGTGGTCAAGACAGAGCACAAGTTGTATTGCAGAAAATGCCTAGTGAACTAGTTCCAACACTTATAAAGGCTCTTCCAGATAGTTTTAACATAAATTTGATTTTGAGATTACATGATTTGTCTACTCCTTATGGCAGAAAAGATACTGCCAGAGACTTATGTCTGCTCAGGAATATGAGACTGAGGCCTGAGTAA